Proteins encoded within one genomic window of Micromonas sp. RCC299 chloroplast, complete genome:
- a CDS encoding photosystem II 44 kDa protein (CP43) → MKTLYSLRRYFHVETLFNSTLVVGGRDQESTGFAWWSGNARLINLSGKLLGAHVAHAGLIVFWAGAMNLFEVAHFVPEKPMYEQGLILLPHLATLGFGVGPGGEVLDTFPYFVSGVLHLISSAVLGFGGVYHSIIGPETLEESFPFFGYLWKDKNKMTTILGIHLVLLGCGAFLLVWKAMYFGGVYDTWAPGGGDVRIINYPTYDPSVIFGYLLKSPFGGDGWIISVDNMEDVIGGHIWIGTICILGGFWHIFTKPFAWARRALVWSGEAYLSYSLASVSLMAWVAAVMVWFNNTVYPSEFFGPTGPEASQAQAFTFLVRDQRLGANIASAQGPTGLGKYLMRSPTGEIIFGGETMRFWDMRAPWTEPLRGPNGLDLTKLKNDIQPWQERRSAEYMTHAPLGSLNSVGGVATEINSTNFVNPRSWLATSHWTLAFFFFVGHLWHAGRARAAAAGFEKGIDRDTEPVLSMRPLD, encoded by the coding sequence ATGAAAACCTTGTATTCCCTGAGGAGGTACTTCCACGTGGAAACGCTCTTTAATTCAACACTTGTAGTTGGTGGCCGCGACCAAGAATCTACTGGATTCGCTTGGTGGTCTGGTAACGCTCGTCTTATTAACCTTTCTGGTAAGCTCCTTGGTGCACACGTAGCACATGCTGGACTTATCGTATTCTGGGCTGGTGCAATGAACCTTTTTGAGGTAGCACACTTCGTACCAGAAAAACCAATGTATGAGCAAGGACTCATCCTTCTCCCTCACCTTGCAACACTTGGATTTGGTGTTGGTCCTGGAGGAGAAGTACTTGATACTTTCCCATATTTCGTATCTGGTGTTCTTCACCTTATTTCATCAGCTGTATTAGGTTTTGGTGGTGTATACCACTCAATTATTGGACCTGAGACTCTTGAGGAATCTTTCCCATTCTTCGGATACCTTTGGAAAGATAAGAACAAGATGACAACAATTCTTGGAATTCACCTTGTACTTCTTGGATGTGGTGCATTCCTTCTTGTATGGAAGGCTATGTACTTTGGTGGAGTATATGATACATGGGCACCAGGTGGTGGAGATGTACGTATTATTAACTACCCAACATATGATCCATCAGTAATCTTTGGATACCTTCTTAAGTCACCTTTCGGTGGAGACGGTTGGATTATTAGTGTAGACAACATGGAAGATGTAATCGGTGGACACATTTGGATCGGAACAATCTGTATCCTTGGTGGATTCTGGCACATTTTCACTAAGCCATTTGCATGGGCACGTCGTGCTCTTGTATGGTCTGGAGAGGCATACCTTTCATACAGTCTTGCTTCTGTGTCATTAATGGCATGGGTTGCAGCAGTAATGGTATGGTTTAACAACACTGTATACCCTTCGGAGTTCTTTGGACCAACTGGACCAGAAGCTTCACAAGCTCAAGCATTTACATTCCTTGTACGTGACCAGCGTTTAGGAGCAAACATTGCTTCTGCACAAGGTCCAACTGGATTAGGTAAGTACCTTATGCGTTCACCAACAGGAGAAATTATCTTCGGTGGAGAAACTATGCGTTTCTGGGATATGCGTGCTCCATGGACTGAGCCACTTCGTGGACCAAACGGACTTGACCTTACTAAGCTTAAGAATGACATTCAGCCTTGGCAAGAGCGTCGTTCAGCTGAGTACATGACTCACGCTCCATTAGGATCACTTAACTCAGTAGGTGGTGTAGCAACTGAGATTAACTCAACTAACTTCGTAAACCCACGTAGTTGGCTTGCAACATCACACTGGACTTTAGCGTTCTTCTTCTTTGTAGGACACCTTTGGCACGCAGGTCGTGCACGTGCTGCTGCTGCAGGATTCGAAAAAGGAATTGATCGTGATACTGAGCCAGTACTTTCAATGCGTCCACTTGACTAA
- a CDS encoding photosystem II protein D2, with the protein MTIALGKVEEKRGWFDNVDDWLKRDRFVFVGWSGILLFPCAYFAVGGWFTGTTFVTSWYTHGLASSYLEGCNFLTSAVSTPSNSMAHSLLLLWGPEAQGEFTRWCQLGGLWTFVALHGAFGLIGFMLRQFEIARAVQIRPYNAIAFSAPIAVFVSVFLIYPLGQSGWFFAPSFGVAGIFRFILFFQGFHNWTLNPFHMMGVAGVLGAALLCAIHGATVENTLFEDGDGSNTFRAFNPTQAEETYSMVTANRFWSQIFGVAFSNKRWLHFFMLFVPVTGLWMSALGVVGLALNLRAYDFVSQEIRAAEDPEFETFYTKNILLNEGIRAWMAAQDQPHENLVFPEEVLPRGNAL; encoded by the coding sequence ATGACTATTGCACTTGGAAAAGTTGAAGAAAAGCGCGGATGGTTTGACAACGTAGACGACTGGCTTAAGCGTGATCGTTTCGTATTCGTAGGTTGGTCAGGAATTTTATTATTCCCATGTGCATACTTTGCAGTTGGTGGATGGTTTACTGGAACAACATTCGTAACTTCATGGTACACACACGGTTTAGCAAGTTCATACCTTGAGGGATGTAACTTCCTTACATCGGCAGTATCAACACCATCTAACAGTATGGCTCACTCACTTCTTCTCCTTTGGGGACCAGAAGCACAAGGTGAGTTCACACGTTGGTGTCAGCTTGGTGGATTATGGACATTCGTAGCACTTCACGGTGCATTCGGATTAATCGGATTTATGCTCCGTCAATTTGAAATTGCACGTGCAGTACAAATTCGTCCGTACAACGCGATTGCATTCTCAGCACCTATCGCTGTATTTGTATCTGTATTCCTTATTTACCCACTTGGACAATCAGGATGGTTCTTTGCACCTTCATTTGGTGTAGCGGGAATTTTCCGTTTCATTCTTTTCTTCCAAGGGTTCCACAACTGGACACTTAACCCATTCCACATGATGGGAGTAGCTGGTGTACTTGGAGCAGCACTTCTTTGTGCGATTCACGGAGCAACTGTAGAGAACACACTTTTCGAAGATGGTGATGGTTCAAACACTTTCCGTGCATTTAACCCAACTCAAGCTGAAGAGACTTACTCAATGGTAACAGCAAACCGTTTCTGGTCACAGATTTTCGGTGTAGCTTTCTCTAACAAGCGTTGGCTTCACTTCTTTATGCTTTTCGTACCTGTAACAGGGTTATGGATGTCAGCACTTGGTGTTGTAGGATTAGCACTTAACCTCCGTGCATACGACTTCGTATCACAAGAGATCCGTGCAGCTGAAGATCCTGAGTTTGAAACATTCTACACTAAGAATATTCTTCTTAACGAAGGTATTCGTGCATGGATGGCAGCTCAAGATCAGCCTCATGAAAACCTTGTATTCCCTGAGGAGGTACTTCCACGTGGAAACGCTCTTTAA
- a CDS encoding photosystem II protein T, translating to MEAIVYTFLLVGTLGIIFFAIFFREPPRIAK from the coding sequence ATGGAAGCTATCGTTTATACTTTTTTACTTGTTGGAACACTTGGAATTATTTTCTTTGCAATCTTTTTCCGTGAACCACCACGTATTGCAAAGTAA
- a CDS encoding photosystem II protein D1 — protein sequence MTATLERRENATVWGRFCSWITSTENRLYIGWFGVLMIPTLLTATSVFIVAFIAAPPVDIDGIREPVSGSLMYGNNIISGAVIPTSNAIGLHFYPIWEAASLDEWLYNGGPYQLIVCHFFIGICSYMGREWELSFRLGMRPWIAVAYSAPVAAATAVFIVYPIGQGSFSDGMPLGISGTFNFMIVFQAEHNILMHPFHMLGVAGVFGGSLFSAMHGSLVTSSLIRETTENESANAGYKFGQEEETYNIVAAHGYFGRLIFQYASFNNSRSLHFFLAIWPVMGIWFTAMGISTMAFNLNGFNFNQSVVDSNGRVINTWADIVNRANLGMEVMHERNAHNFPLDLASVEAPSINA from the coding sequence ATGACTGCAACTTTAGAGCGCCGCGAAAACGCAACAGTATGGGGACGTTTTTGTTCATGGATTACTTCAACTGAGAACCGTCTTTACATCGGTTGGTTCGGAGTATTAATGATCCCTACTTTACTTACAGCAACTTCAGTATTCATCGTAGCATTTATTGCTGCTCCTCCTGTAGATATCGATGGTATCCGTGAGCCAGTATCTGGATCACTTATGTACGGAAACAACATCATCTCTGGTGCTGTAATCCCTACATCTAACGCTATCGGACTTCACTTCTACCCAATCTGGGAAGCAGCTTCTCTTGATGAGTGGCTTTACAACGGTGGTCCTTACCAGCTTATCGTATGTCACTTCTTCATCGGAATTTGTTCATACATGGGTCGTGAGTGGGAGCTTTCTTTCCGTTTAGGAATGCGTCCTTGGATTGCTGTAGCTTACTCTGCTCCTGTAGCAGCAGCAACAGCTGTATTCATCGTATACCCAATCGGTCAGGGTTCTTTCTCTGATGGAATGCCTCTTGGTATTTCTGGAACTTTCAACTTCATGATCGTATTCCAGGCTGAGCACAACATCCTTATGCACCCATTCCACATGCTTGGTGTTGCTGGTGTATTCGGTGGTTCACTTTTCTCTGCAATGCACGGTTCACTCGTAACTTCATCTCTCATCCGTGAGACTACTGAGAACGAGTCTGCAAACGCAGGATACAAGTTCGGACAAGAAGAAGAGACTTACAACATCGTAGCTGCACACGGTTACTTCGGACGTCTTATCTTCCAATACGCTTCATTCAACAACTCACGTTCACTCCACTTCTTCCTCGCAATCTGGCCAGTAATGGGAATCTGGTTCACAGCTATGGGTATTTCAACTATGGCTTTCAACCTTAACGGATTCAACTTCAACCAGTCTGTAGTAGATTCAAACGGACGTGTAATTAACACATGGGCTGATATCGTAAACCGTGCTAACCTCGGTATGGAAGTAATGCACGAGCGTAACGCTCACAACTTCCCACTTGACCTTGCATCTGTAGAAGCTCCTTCTATCAACGCATAA